One window of Novosphingobium sp. 9U genomic DNA carries:
- a CDS encoding acetyl/propionyl/methylcrotonyl-CoA carboxylase subunit alpha — translation MALKRLFVANRGEIALRVVRAAQALNIETVVAVSDADRDSAAARLADRSVVLGPAAAARSYLDPRLVVHAARESGCDGLHPGYGFLSERAILPRLCAQHGIAFVGPEPDVIDALGDKLQARAMAGAAGVPLVPGSECIASAADARREGDRIGYPVLLKASAGGGGRGMVIAYNGDDAEAGFHRASAEAVAAFGDGTLFMERFVPEARHVEVQLMGDGKGKVLHFGERDCSVQRRYQKLIEEAPCAAMPDHLRAQLHRSACDLAASVNYRNAGTAEFLYDVQRQEFYFIEVNARIQVEHPVSEMIAGFDLVQEQIRIAGGAELSVSQDQVKLTGHAIECRINAEDTKRDFLPSPGRVMRWEPPTGPGIRLDSHMSAGAMIPPFYDSMVGKLIAHGKDRSEAISRLVDAIDNFAVEGVATTLDLQRAIITHPDFVENRIHTRWLEQVVLPEYSKKAA, via the coding sequence ATGGCGCTCAAGCGTCTCTTTGTCGCCAATCGCGGTGAAATCGCGCTTCGGGTCGTACGCGCAGCGCAAGCGTTGAACATAGAGACGGTGGTCGCCGTCTCCGATGCCGACCGGGATAGTGCCGCAGCCAGGCTGGCCGACCGTTCGGTGGTGCTCGGGCCCGCAGCGGCGGCGAGAAGCTATCTTGACCCGCGGCTCGTCGTTCATGCTGCGCGCGAGAGCGGGTGCGATGGTCTGCATCCGGGGTACGGCTTCCTGTCCGAGCGTGCCATCTTGCCGCGGCTCTGCGCGCAGCACGGCATCGCCTTCGTGGGGCCGGAGCCGGACGTCATCGATGCCCTGGGCGACAAGCTCCAGGCGCGCGCGATGGCCGGTGCAGCAGGCGTGCCATTGGTGCCCGGAAGCGAGTGCATCGCCTCAGCCGCCGATGCTCGCCGCGAGGGCGACCGCATCGGCTATCCGGTCCTGCTCAAGGCTTCGGCCGGAGGCGGCGGACGAGGCATGGTGATCGCCTACAATGGCGACGATGCGGAAGCCGGGTTCCACCGCGCCTCTGCTGAGGCCGTGGCTGCCTTCGGCGATGGCACGCTGTTCATGGAGCGCTTCGTGCCCGAGGCCCGGCACGTCGAGGTCCAGTTGATGGGCGACGGCAAAGGGAAGGTGCTGCACTTCGGCGAGCGCGACTGCTCCGTCCAGCGGCGCTACCAGAAGCTGATCGAGGAGGCGCCTTGTGCTGCCATGCCCGATCACTTGCGCGCGCAGCTGCACCGCTCCGCGTGCGATCTGGCCGCGAGCGTCAACTATCGCAACGCCGGCACGGCCGAGTTCCTGTATGACGTGCAGCGCCAGGAGTTCTATTTCATCGAAGTGAACGCCCGCATCCAGGTTGAGCATCCGGTCAGCGAGATGATCGCCGGCTTCGACTTGGTGCAGGAGCAGATCCGTATCGCGGGCGGCGCCGAGCTCTCGGTCAGCCAGGACCAGGTCAAGCTGACCGGCCATGCGATCGAGTGCCGCATCAACGCCGAGGACACCAAGCGTGACTTCCTCCCCAGCCCGGGCCGGGTGATGCGCTGGGAGCCGCCAACGGGGCCCGGCATCCGGCTCGACAGCCACATGTCGGCAGGGGCGATGATCCCGCCGTTCTACGACAGCATGGTCGGCAAGCTCATCGCGCATGGCAAGGATCGCAGCGAGGCGATCTCGCGCTTGGTCGACGCGATCGACAACTTCGCCGTTGAAGGCGTGGCTACCACGCTCGATCTGCAGCGCGCGATCATCACCCATCCGGACTTTGTGGAGAACCGGATCCATACTCGCTGGCTGGAGCAGGTCGTGCTGCCCGAATACAGCAAGAAGGCAGCCTGA
- the accB gene encoding acetyl-CoA carboxylase biotin carboxyl carrier protein — MSSGELPDNLQTLLEEFSRSGLRELHLRSGSFELYVSSDSAAPSPLQVQTARAPQAAPVAAAQAAPKPSAPPPALVAQPASATSVPAGAVIVTAPNLGTFYRSPKPGAAPYVEVGAKVAAGDEVCLIEVMKLFTAVRCETAGTVHSVLVEDGAMVEAGQPLFAIVEA, encoded by the coding sequence ATGAGTAGCGGTGAGTTGCCCGACAACCTGCAGACCTTGCTGGAAGAGTTCAGCAGATCGGGCCTGCGTGAACTGCATCTTCGCAGTGGGTCTTTCGAGCTTTACGTTTCCAGCGACAGTGCTGCGCCCAGCCCGTTGCAAGTACAGACAGCCCGCGCGCCGCAAGCCGCTCCGGTTGCTGCGGCTCAGGCTGCCCCGAAGCCGTCGGCGCCCCCTCCTGCTCTGGTGGCTCAACCTGCCTCCGCAACATCGGTGCCCGCCGGCGCCGTCATCGTCACCGCGCCAAACCTCGGCACGTTCTACCGCTCGCCCAAGCCCGGCGCTGCACCCTACGTCGAAGTGGGCGCCAAGGTCGCCGCTGGGGACGAGGTTTGCCTGATCGAGGTCATGAAGCTGTTCACGGCCGTGCGCTGCGAGACCGCAGGTACCGTGCACTCTGTCCTAGTCGAAGACGGCGCCATGGTCGAGGCCGGGCAGCCCCTGTTTGCAATTGTGGAGGCCTAA
- a CDS encoding 3-hydroxyacyl-CoA dehydrogenase NAD-binding domain-containing protein gives MSQAPVRIAVCGAGAMGSGIAEIAAQRGANVKVFDVNADALAGSEARITKSIEKLAAKGKLTSEDAAAIRGRMQWVSSLDELADCELVIEAIIEDAAIKGRLFEGLEAVVSPEAVIATNTSSLPIGRLARALSRPERFVGMHFFNPATAMKLVEVISGPATAPAAAQLVIAAAETWGKVAVPVADVPGFIVNRVARPYYAEAFTALSEKAAEAHEIDALFRAVGFRMGPLELTDLIGQDVNFSVARSVYESYFGQTRFVPQLMQSALVDAGWLGRKSGRGIYDHSEGAPPLPEIAATRAQANGAHRTAAGQLAPGELLAVDDAMVGMTAGATARSAAKRVGSEVALIDWFTPDGQGPIGYSASGPQASAAAEGVIAALGRPAVQIADRPGLIVCRTLAQIANAAADAVFEHVSDEQGIDSALRFGANYPFGPFAWADRVGRATVARTLRTIAEETGQAMYLPSQYLRD, from the coding sequence ATGTCGCAAGCGCCAGTGCGAATTGCCGTCTGCGGGGCAGGAGCCATGGGTTCGGGCATCGCCGAGATCGCTGCTCAGCGCGGTGCGAACGTCAAGGTGTTCGACGTCAACGCCGATGCGCTGGCCGGCAGCGAGGCTCGCATAACCAAGTCGATCGAGAAGCTCGCCGCTAAGGGCAAGCTCACGTCCGAAGATGCCGCTGCGATCCGTGGCCGCATGCAGTGGGTCTCCAGCCTCGACGAACTTGCGGACTGCGAACTGGTGATCGAAGCGATCATCGAGGACGCCGCCATCAAAGGTCGCCTGTTCGAGGGGCTTGAGGCCGTGGTGAGTCCGGAGGCGGTGATCGCCACCAATACATCGTCACTGCCGATCGGACGCCTCGCTCGCGCATTGAGCCGGCCAGAGCGCTTCGTCGGCATGCACTTCTTCAACCCTGCGACCGCGATGAAGCTTGTCGAGGTGATCAGCGGTCCGGCTACGGCGCCCGCGGCCGCACAACTGGTCATCGCTGCGGCCGAGACTTGGGGCAAGGTAGCGGTGCCGGTTGCCGACGTGCCCGGCTTCATCGTCAATCGCGTGGCGCGGCCTTACTACGCGGAGGCTTTCACCGCCTTGTCCGAGAAGGCGGCCGAAGCGCACGAGATCGACGCGCTGTTTCGCGCGGTCGGCTTCCGCATGGGCCCGCTTGAGCTGACGGACCTCATCGGCCAGGACGTGAACTTCTCCGTCGCCCGGTCGGTCTATGAGTCCTACTTCGGCCAGACCCGTTTCGTGCCGCAGCTGATGCAGAGCGCGCTGGTCGATGCCGGATGGCTGGGGCGCAAGAGCGGCAGAGGGATCTACGACCATTCCGAAGGCGCTCCACCATTGCCGGAGATCGCGGCTACTCGGGCGCAGGCGAACGGTGCTCACCGGACGGCCGCGGGCCAGCTCGCTCCGGGAGAACTGCTTGCGGTCGACGATGCGATGGTCGGAATGACGGCGGGCGCCACTGCCCGGTCGGCGGCGAAGCGGGTCGGCAGCGAAGTTGCCTTGATCGACTGGTTCACGCCCGACGGGCAAGGTCCCATTGGCTATTCCGCGTCGGGCCCGCAAGCGTCGGCAGCAGCCGAGGGCGTGATCGCCGCGCTCGGCCGTCCGGCAGTGCAGATAGCCGACCGCCCCGGGCTGATCGTCTGCCGCACGCTCGCGCAGATCGCGAACGCTGCGGCTGACGCGGTGTTCGAGCATGTCTCGGACGAACAGGGCATCGACTCCGCCCTGCGTTTTGGCGCCAACTATCCTTTCGGGCCTTTCGCCTGGGCCGACCGTGTGGGCCGCGCCACTGTGGCCCGGACGCTGCGCACGATCGCCGAGGAGACGGGCCAGGCGATGTACCTGCCCTCGCAATACCTGAGAGACTGA
- a CDS encoding nuclear transport factor 2 family protein — MPLAQDQAAALVDAYNRQDFAAMERIIAPNVDFAHFNRDFVLNDRDELIGILKKFASDFIPDRRFEEPERVQVVGDTVIREGWYVGTPQVDLPGFGDAGQGFRLKFCSVMRFDDAGTLVEWKDYG, encoded by the coding sequence ATGCCTCTCGCTCAGGATCAGGCCGCTGCGCTGGTGGATGCATACAACCGCCAGGACTTTGCGGCGATGGAGCGGATCATCGCACCGAACGTCGATTTTGCGCATTTCAACCGCGACTTCGTTCTGAATGACCGAGACGAACTGATCGGCATTCTGAAGAAGTTTGCGAGCGACTTCATCCCCGATCGCCGCTTCGAAGAGCCGGAGCGGGTCCAAGTGGTCGGCGATACCGTAATTCGTGAAGGCTGGTACGTCGGCACGCCCCAAGTCGACCTGCCCGGCTTCGGCGATGCAGGGCAGGGCTTCCGGCTCAAGTTCTGCAGCGTCATGCGCTTCGATGACGCCGGCACGCTGGTCGAGTGGAAGGACTACGGCTGA
- a CDS encoding TonB-dependent receptor has protein sequence MKVDLFLASAGIALIAAASPALAQTAPGGAPSGGESTPSSAGTAANAPGTSASVGASQTGDIIVTANKREQSANDVGLTISAASSADLANRGIAGPEDLGKLVPGFTFTQSLYSTPVYTLRGIGLYDATFGAAPSVAVYTDQIPRNVPTMSDALDLDIARVEVLKGPQGTLFGQSATGGAVNYVLGKPSDEFEAGADASYERFDRFTASGFVSGPLGEAVSARLAVKGVTGGAWQRSISRPNDENGDQRKIMGRLTVDIQPIDALKIELMATGSKDRSDPLAPQYAGTLLNVYGSQAQLAASGNPYGYVDAARYASLTTPTSPGYDASFTGRQTVVVGRLRSPNARTAAGANALLGTPISNNPRDAEWTPGLLGKSDNSYYQFSGRADLDLSDTLKLTYVAAIAKKKLDYAQDLDGTVASVVDVPLSGNVRSFNQELRLAMDTDTLHAIVGASYDNVRTQQNNFFFLNDYSANADLITTTSNEFSSRMRSYGIFGNAEFEITPNLNIQGGIRYTKNKQEATYCYSDPAFDTGQGAATLFGAALNSVPITIAPGQCFPTTGDLLLGTARSTLDPVNRKLTEDNVSYRIGVNYKFDQGTLLYATVSQGYKAGIFSAIGASRVLQYAPATQEKVVAYEVGFKAPLADRAVQLNAAAFYYDYKDKQVRGRVQDTVFGLLEKMLNVPKSYIYGLEGELVVRPVEGLHFSASGTYLKSKVKGDYAFTEDGDAVYNAAGYTGNFRGSQLPYTSKFSANFDAQYEFPVTDSANAFLGGTVVYQGKQNTTFQNAALPADDFEINAYTTLDLRAGVSSADDHWRLMVYGQNVTNKAYTTAISTYLDTLIRYRGKPAVYGVSVSYKY, from the coding sequence ATGAAAGTCGATCTATTCCTGGCATCTGCCGGTATCGCCCTTATCGCTGCGGCAAGTCCTGCGCTGGCGCAGACCGCGCCCGGCGGAGCGCCATCAGGCGGCGAATCTACTCCGTCGTCCGCGGGCACGGCGGCCAACGCCCCCGGCACGAGCGCTAGCGTTGGTGCCAGCCAGACTGGCGACATCATCGTCACCGCCAACAAGCGTGAACAGTCCGCCAACGACGTGGGCTTGACGATTTCCGCCGCAAGCTCGGCCGATCTCGCGAACCGCGGTATCGCCGGCCCTGAGGATCTCGGCAAGCTGGTTCCCGGCTTCACGTTCACGCAATCGCTCTATTCGACGCCGGTCTACACGCTGCGCGGCATCGGCCTCTACGACGCGACCTTCGGCGCCGCACCGTCGGTGGCAGTCTACACCGACCAGATCCCGCGCAACGTGCCGACCATGTCTGACGCGCTCGATCTCGATATCGCCCGTGTCGAGGTTCTGAAGGGCCCGCAGGGTACGCTGTTCGGTCAGAGTGCGACCGGTGGTGCCGTCAACTATGTCCTGGGCAAGCCGAGCGACGAGTTCGAAGCTGGTGCCGACGCATCGTATGAGCGCTTCGATCGCTTCACTGCCAGCGGCTTCGTCAGTGGGCCGTTGGGTGAGGCTGTCAGCGCCCGCCTTGCGGTCAAGGGTGTCACCGGCGGCGCCTGGCAGCGGAGCATCTCGCGTCCTAACGACGAGAATGGCGACCAGCGCAAGATTATGGGCCGCCTCACGGTCGACATCCAGCCGATCGACGCGCTGAAGATCGAGCTGATGGCGACCGGCTCCAAGGACCGCTCGGATCCTCTCGCACCTCAGTATGCTGGCACGCTGCTCAACGTCTACGGATCGCAAGCTCAGTTGGCTGCATCTGGGAACCCTTACGGCTACGTCGATGCAGCCCGCTACGCCTCTCTTACGACGCCAACTTCGCCCGGCTATGACGCCAGCTTCACAGGCCGACAGACTGTCGTAGTTGGCCGGCTGCGCAGCCCCAATGCGAGAACCGCTGCCGGCGCCAACGCGCTGCTCGGTACGCCGATCAGCAACAACCCGCGCGACGCCGAATGGACCCCCGGTCTCTTGGGCAAGTCGGACAACAGCTACTACCAGTTCTCGGGCCGCGCCGACCTCGACCTGTCGGACACGCTCAAGCTGACTTACGTGGCAGCTATCGCCAAGAAGAAGCTCGACTATGCGCAGGATCTCGACGGTACGGTGGCCAGCGTTGTCGACGTTCCGCTCTCGGGCAATGTGCGTTCCTTCAATCAGGAACTGCGCTTGGCGATGGACACCGATACGCTCCATGCGATCGTCGGCGCCAGCTACGACAACGTGCGCACACAGCAGAACAACTTCTTCTTCCTGAACGACTACTCCGCGAACGCGGACCTGATCACGACCACGTCGAATGAGTTCTCGTCGCGGATGCGCAGCTACGGCATCTTTGGAAATGCAGAATTCGAAATCACGCCGAACCTGAACATCCAGGGCGGCATCCGCTATACGAAGAACAAGCAGGAAGCGACGTACTGCTACAGCGACCCTGCGTTCGATACGGGCCAAGGTGCCGCGACGCTGTTCGGGGCGGCCCTCAACAGCGTTCCAATCACCATTGCTCCGGGTCAGTGCTTCCCGACGACCGGCGATCTCCTGCTCGGGACCGCGCGTTCCACGCTCGACCCGGTCAATCGCAAGCTGACTGAGGACAACGTCTCGTACCGGATCGGCGTGAACTACAAGTTCGACCAGGGCACGCTGCTCTACGCTACGGTGAGCCAAGGCTACAAGGCGGGCATCTTCTCGGCGATCGGCGCTTCACGCGTGCTGCAGTACGCTCCGGCAACGCAGGAGAAGGTCGTCGCCTACGAAGTCGGCTTCAAGGCTCCGCTGGCGGATCGCGCAGTCCAGCTGAACGCTGCGGCGTTCTACTACGACTACAAGGATAAGCAGGTCCGTGGCCGCGTGCAGGACACCGTGTTCGGCTTGCTCGAGAAGATGTTGAACGTGCCCAAGTCGTACATCTACGGTCTCGAGGGCGAGCTGGTCGTGCGACCGGTGGAGGGTCTGCACTTCTCCGCCAGTGGCACGTACCTGAAGTCGAAGGTCAAGGGTGACTATGCCTTCACCGAGGACGGTGACGCGGTGTACAATGCTGCTGGCTATACCGGCAACTTCCGCGGGTCGCAGCTGCCCTATACCTCGAAATTCAGTGCGAACTTCGATGCGCAGTACGAGTTCCCAGTTACGGATAGCGCGAACGCCTTCTTGGGCGGCACCGTGGTGTACCAGGGCAAGCAGAACACCACGTTCCAGAACGCGGCGTTGCCGGCCGACGACTTCGAGATCAACGCCTATACGACGCTCGACCTTCGGGCCGGGGTCTCCAGCGCCGACGATCACTGGCGTTTGATGGTCTATGGCCAGAACGTGACCAACAAGGCCTACACCACGGCGATCTCGACCTACCTCGACACGCTGATCCGCTACCGCGGCAAGCCGGCGGTCTACGGTGTGTCGGTGAGCTACAAGTACTAA
- a CDS encoding LLM class flavin-dependent oxidoreductase — protein MKIGMFQTPFLRPERTPRQVFQWAIQQAVHADKIGFSEYWIGEHATLNWEGIPSPELVIAAAALQTQQIKFGPLAHLLPYHHPATLAIQTAWLSQILEGRYMLGVANGAYPTDAALRGIKDMSQNHAMMLEAIDIMERVWKGEPFEFEGKFWNAGFPEATGGKQLRDVRPWGGDIHMAMTGLSSPSPSIAFAGTHGYIPASVYAGNDFLRSHFATYREKMEEAGRPSDRSMHRVVRDVIVADTDEEARKLAIDGGIAHAWNEYIKPTYTRFGVLKGLLHDPSFDPDKVDGEYLAEHVWIVGSVETVKQKLNHWMDELGGPFGTLLVYSHDYIDNPEPWERSMELLVKEVAPHVGVSQEAAVA, from the coding sequence ATGAAGATCGGAATGTTTCAAACGCCGTTCCTGCGCCCCGAGCGCACCCCGCGGCAAGTTTTTCAGTGGGCGATCCAGCAGGCAGTCCACGCCGACAAGATCGGTTTTAGCGAGTACTGGATCGGTGAGCACGCGACCTTGAATTGGGAAGGCATTCCCAGTCCTGAACTGGTAATTGCGGCTGCCGCGCTGCAAACGCAGCAGATCAAGTTCGGCCCGCTGGCGCACTTGCTGCCATATCACCACCCCGCCACTCTCGCGATCCAGACGGCTTGGCTGAGCCAGATCCTGGAAGGGCGCTACATGCTGGGTGTCGCCAACGGCGCCTATCCCACTGACGCGGCGCTGCGTGGCATCAAGGACATGTCGCAAAACCACGCGATGATGCTCGAGGCCATCGACATCATGGAGCGCGTCTGGAAGGGCGAGCCGTTCGAGTTCGAAGGCAAGTTCTGGAACGCCGGCTTCCCCGAGGCGACTGGTGGCAAGCAGCTGCGCGACGTGCGGCCGTGGGGCGGCGACATCCACATGGCGATGACCGGCCTTTCCTCGCCGTCGCCGTCGATCGCTTTTGCCGGCACCCACGGTTACATCCCGGCATCGGTCTACGCCGGCAACGACTTCCTGCGCAGCCACTTCGCAACCTACCGCGAGAAAATGGAAGAAGCTGGCCGCCCTTCGGACCGCTCCATGCACCGCGTCGTGCGCGACGTGATCGTCGCCGATACCGACGAGGAAGCGCGCAAGCTGGCGATCGATGGCGGCATTGCGCACGCCTGGAACGAGTACATCAAGCCGACGTACACGCGCTTCGGCGTCCTCAAGGGCCTGTTGCACGATCCCAGCTTCGATCCGGACAAGGTCGACGGCGAATACCTGGCCGAGCATGTTTGGATCGTCGGTTCGGTCGAGACGGTTAAGCAAAAGCTCAACCACTGGATGGACGAACTGGGCGGCCCGTTCGGCACATTGCTGGTCTACAGCCACGATTACATCGACAATCCCGAGCCCTGGGAGCGGTCGATGGAGCTGCTGGTCAAGGAAGTCGCACCGCACGTCGGCGTCAGCCAAGAAGCGGCCGTGGCCTGA
- a CDS encoding biotin/lipoyl-containing protein: MGVKTDPAAAAIDNARAMLETFLASDWKEIHVASAELELFIARDSGGANPMRAALPANEGSALEAPAAGAHHEVKAPHVATLVSVVPEGTWVEQGEPVARLSVLDEEEDLPAPVSGRLASATRNAGDLVEFGDVLLTLEEAA; this comes from the coding sequence ATGGGCGTCAAGACCGATCCCGCAGCAGCTGCGATCGACAACGCGCGCGCCATGCTCGAAACTTTCCTCGCGAGCGACTGGAAAGAGATTCACGTCGCGAGCGCAGAGCTGGAGTTGTTCATCGCGCGCGATAGCGGCGGTGCCAATCCGATGCGTGCGGCTTTGCCGGCAAACGAGGGCTCGGCGCTTGAGGCGCCCGCCGCGGGAGCCCATCACGAGGTGAAGGCGCCCCACGTGGCGACATTGGTCTCGGTGGTTCCTGAGGGCACCTGGGTCGAGCAGGGCGAGCCTGTCGCTCGGCTGTCAGTGCTCGACGAAGAAGAGGATCTACCCGCACCCGTGAGCGGGCGCTTGGCCTCGGCTACCCGGAACGCGGGCGACTTGGTCGAGTTCGGCGATGTCCTGCTGACGCTCGAGGAGGCCGCCTGA
- a CDS encoding SDR family NAD(P)-dependent oxidoreductase has product MRRLAGKVAIITGAAQGMGEAHARLFVEEGAKVVLTDVNEQGGSALAAELGPDAIFVRHDVSSRSDWMDVVQRAEDHFGTVSVLVNNAGIIGPVKGILDLSEEEFTSVFRVNELGPFLGMQAVLPGMIAAGGGSIVNVSSIAGMLGTRTSSNVAYCSTKFAVRGMSKLIAAQYGHAGIRVNSVHPGYILTPMMVAATDENGGGAADLIPLGRLAKPDEVSRVVLFLASDESSFVSGAEHVVDGAMIAG; this is encoded by the coding sequence ATGCGCCGCCTCGCCGGAAAGGTCGCGATTATCACGGGTGCCGCCCAGGGCATGGGCGAGGCGCACGCGCGGCTTTTCGTCGAGGAGGGCGCAAAGGTCGTCCTGACGGACGTGAACGAGCAGGGCGGTTCGGCTCTCGCAGCCGAACTTGGGCCTGACGCGATCTTCGTGCGTCACGACGTTTCCAGCCGGTCCGACTGGATGGACGTGGTGCAGCGCGCAGAGGATCACTTCGGCACCGTATCGGTCCTGGTCAACAATGCCGGGATCATCGGTCCGGTCAAAGGGATCCTCGATCTGAGCGAGGAGGAGTTCACCAGCGTGTTCCGGGTGAACGAGCTGGGACCCTTCCTCGGCATGCAGGCGGTGTTGCCGGGCATGATTGCGGCGGGAGGCGGTTCCATCGTGAACGTCTCCTCGATCGCGGGAATGCTCGGGACGCGGACATCGTCGAACGTCGCCTACTGTTCGACCAAGTTCGCGGTTCGCGGAATGAGCAAGCTCATCGCGGCGCAGTACGGCCATGCCGGCATCAGGGTGAACTCGGTCCATCCGGGTTACATCCTGACACCGATGATGGTGGCGGCGACGGACGAGAATGGCGGAGGCGCGGCGGACCTGATCCCGCTCGGCCGCTTGGCCAAACCGGACGAAGTCTCACGCGTGGTGCTGTTCCTAGCATCAGATGAATCCAGCTTCGTGAGCGGAGCGGAACATGTTGTCGACGGCGCAATGATCGCCGGTTGA
- a CDS encoding TetR/AcrR family transcriptional regulator, which translates to MATQPEVAADVADGTAWDNLLEEISTRAKRDTERKQNRSRRTEQQILKGALRVFAKDGISRSKIADIAAEAGISTSTFYEYYKSKEELAYDVPMAHLGEFFEGYRALAPSTLSARARLILYLTMSADYAREHAEWARLLYLEIWPSVFVAETELLDSLNDFARVIRFLLREGISEGWMSKDKNLLETSALILGGSNQLVITWLLNRKPRNLTKAGSEFAERIVRMLELEAD; encoded by the coding sequence TTGGCGACTCAGCCAGAAGTAGCCGCCGATGTGGCAGACGGCACAGCTTGGGATAACCTGCTGGAGGAAATATCGACACGGGCGAAGCGGGACACCGAGCGCAAGCAAAACCGGAGTCGGCGAACCGAGCAGCAGATTCTTAAGGGCGCGCTACGCGTCTTTGCTAAGGACGGAATCTCTCGCTCCAAGATCGCAGACATCGCAGCGGAGGCGGGGATCTCCACCTCGACGTTCTACGAATATTACAAAAGCAAGGAGGAGCTCGCCTACGACGTGCCCATGGCGCACCTTGGGGAGTTCTTCGAGGGCTATCGCGCTTTAGCACCCTCGACGTTGTCGGCGCGCGCACGCCTGATTCTCTACCTAACCATGTCGGCGGATTACGCGCGCGAGCATGCCGAATGGGCACGCCTTCTCTACCTTGAGATCTGGCCCAGCGTCTTTGTTGCCGAGACCGAGCTGCTCGACAGCCTCAACGACTTCGCCCGCGTAATCCGCTTTCTGTTGCGCGAGGGCATTTCCGAGGGTTGGATGAGCAAGGACAAGAACTTGCTTGAGACGTCGGCGCTGATCTTGGGCGGGTCCAACCAGCTCGTCATCACCTGGCTGCTGAACCGCAAGCCGCGCAATCTCACCAAGGCTGGCTCGGAATTCGCCGAGCGGATCGTCAGGATGCTGGAACTGGAAGCAGATTGA
- a CDS encoding enoyl-CoA hydratase-related protein — protein sequence MAETPEILLVEPQGEGVLLLRLNRPEKRNALATDLLTRVADALDAAAADTQVRVVVITGSDRFFAAGADINELASRDTSGALSDPRPAIWARIRTFAKPLLAAVEGWSLGAGNELVMCCDLVISGEGGKFGQPETNLGIIPGAGGTATLPRLVGRSRAMKMVLLGEPLGAREAMAAGLVCDVVEDGQALTAALDMAKTLASRAPLAIQQGKAMVRAAFETQQAAHLVLERHAFSALFGTKDKAEGTAAFFEKRSPEWTGA from the coding sequence ATGGCCGAGACTCCCGAGATCCTCCTCGTCGAACCGCAGGGCGAGGGCGTGCTGCTGCTGCGGCTCAACAGGCCGGAGAAGCGCAACGCACTTGCAACCGATCTCCTCACTCGCGTGGCCGACGCGCTGGATGCGGCCGCGGCTGACACGCAAGTGCGCGTCGTTGTGATCACGGGATCCGATCGCTTCTTCGCGGCAGGTGCCGACATCAACGAACTCGCGAGCCGCGACACCAGCGGCGCCTTGAGCGATCCGCGTCCGGCGATCTGGGCTCGGATTCGCACCTTCGCCAAGCCGTTGCTCGCAGCCGTCGAGGGTTGGTCGCTGGGCGCCGGCAACGAGCTGGTGATGTGCTGCGATCTGGTCATAAGCGGCGAGGGCGGCAAGTTCGGTCAGCCCGAGACCAACCTCGGGATCATCCCTGGTGCCGGCGGCACCGCGACGCTCCCGCGCCTGGTCGGACGTAGCCGGGCGATGAAGATGGTCCTGCTCGGCGAACCGCTGGGGGCTCGCGAAGCGATGGCTGCAGGGCTGGTCTGCGACGTGGTCGAGGATGGTCAGGCGCTCACCGCAGCTCTCGACATGGCGAAGACCTTGGCGAGCCGTGCTCCGCTCGCGATCCAGCAGGGCAAGGCCATGGTCCGCGCCGCCTTCGAAACGCAGCAGGCGGCGCATCTCGTCCTCGAACGGCACGCCTTCTCGGCATTGTTCGGTACCAAGGACAAGGCTGAGGGCACTGCCGCCTTCTTCGAAAAGCGCTCGCCCGAGTGGACCGGCGCCTGA